One region of Acropora muricata isolate sample 2 chromosome 13, ASM3666990v1, whole genome shotgun sequence genomic DNA includes:
- the LOC136895358 gene encoding uncharacterized protein, whose translation MSNWMQENSYNNLSDDIHIASTSLTSLHTGVVRSNYLISIPLRALPAFVYRCQLCNFALVNARFIRNKTLMLNDFIVEHDVDIFAITETWLYDSDFDDFFCSHIGPAGYNFFHNPRTTSHGGGVAVLTKKPFKVVKQQLANFKSFEAYEAVLKSSGNYNLRLVNVYCPPPSTANGLSVALFLKEFSTYLEHLNLAPGLLLMCGDFNFHVDRPNDSDSRQFMTILDSFDLNQHIVGATHWDCHTLDLIITRVSDDGLVSNSRVGDCIFDHFAVHCDLQFKKPLLERKEITCRKTCSIDFTDFRYNLSNSHLVLDPADDLEALVRQYNVTLKSMLDIHAPLKTRTVTVRPYSPWFTEEIAIDKRKRRALKRRWR comes from the coding sequence ATGTCGAACTGGATGCAGGAAAATTCCTACAATAATTTGTCTGATGATATTCATATTGCTTCGACAAGTCTCACGTCGCTGCACACTGGTGTTGTACGAAGCAATTATTTGATTTCTATTCCTCTACGGGCTCTTCCGGCATTTGTTTACCGTTGTCAGCTCTGCAATTTTGCCCTCGTCAATGCCAGGTTTATTAGAAATAAGACTCTTATGCTCAATGATTTTATTGTTGAGCATGATGTGGACATTTTTGCAATCACAGAAACCTGGCTATATGATAGTGACTTCgatgatttcttttgttctcataTCGGTCCTGCTGGTTATAACTTCTTTCACAATCCCAGAACTACTTCTCATGGTGGCGGCGTCGCTGTCCTGACCAAGAAACCGTTTAAAGTCGTCAAACAACAACTGGCTAATTTTAAGAGCTTTGAAGCCTACGAAGCGGTTTTGAAATCATCTGGAAACTACAATCTGAGATTGGTTAATGTTTATTGCCCTCCACCATCTACTGCAAATGGACTTAGCGTTGCCCTATTTCTCAAGGAATTTTCTACATATCTCGAGCACTTAAATTTGGCCCCTGGTCTTCTGTTGATGTGTGGTGATTTTAATTTCCACGTAGATCGACCAAATGACTCTGATTCAAGGCAGTTTATGACTATTTTGGATTCTTTTGATTTAAATCAACACATTGTGGGAGCAACTCACTGGGACTGCCACACCCTCGATCTAATCATCACACGAGTTAGTGATGATGGCCTTGTCTCAAACTCTCGTGTGGGTGATTgcatttttgatcattttgcaGTCCACTGTGACTTGCAGTTCAAAAAACCACTCCTTGAAAGGAAGGAAATAACTTGTCGGAAGACATGCTCCATCGATTTTACTGATTTTCGTTATAATCTCAGTAACTCCCATCTGGTTTTGGATCCTGCTGATGATCTTGAAGCCCTAGTTCGACAATATAATGTCACCCTGAAATCTATGCTTGATATTCATGCCCCTTTGAAGACAAGAACTGTCACCGTCCGCCCATATTCTCCATGGTTTACAGAAGAGATCGCCATTGATAAGAGGAAGAGGAGGGCACTTAAGCGGCGCTGGAGGTAA